A stretch of Methylogaea oryzae DNA encodes these proteins:
- a CDS encoding phage tail tape measure protein has product MEQQAKRTDAAVQSAAKSSKLLQGATATAAGVAAGAYTLAQPVKRTMDYDLRLAHMANTAFSDKDVAGRRAGMSDLDNAIKAAVRAGGGTRDSAADALDTMIGSGALTAAESKSKLLDVMKASTAYNASGEELAGIAIRAKQTFGIDDTRAVFDMAGAAGQAGGFELKDMAKWLPSQMAAARSLGMSGERDFAKLVSANQASAITAGSKDEAGNNLVNLLAKINSQDTSKDFAKLGYDLTGSLALHRARGEDSLTAFVGFVDKIAAKDKRFTDLKAKAAATTGDEQKAALQGQVEILQSSAVGQVIQDRQALMALVGQMNNRQYGDTVRDKALASRWSADKPGATDTNFDVIGGTASFKTTRLSNEKAFAEQDAMGGFNNALGDAADKLADYAQQYPGLSTATVAATTALTTLAAAAGAAGLASTVMGGGKDGAKGGWLKSIGGFVSKLVGGGGGAAAAGFTSSPAAMLAGAGAAGYGIGTLAYDYGLSGTPMADAYARGGSRVLAAFGNKDAQYNVEHGAPVDTASLLSRVAQHLPGVGLAMQVSQAALGKASAGPAAPPAPEGRLVIEVQGPGVVKDMSATGMELNAKGGAPNARAGAHFQGG; this is encoded by the coding sequence ATGGAGCAGCAAGCCAAGCGCACGGACGCCGCCGTGCAAAGTGCCGCCAAGTCGTCAAAGTTGCTGCAAGGGGCGACCGCCACGGCAGCCGGTGTGGCCGCCGGCGCATACACGCTGGCCCAGCCGGTGAAGCGCACCATGGACTATGACCTGCGGCTGGCGCATATGGCCAACACCGCATTTTCGGATAAGGATGTGGCCGGCCGCCGGGCGGGTATGTCGGACTTGGATAATGCCATCAAGGCGGCCGTGCGCGCCGGCGGCGGTACCCGCGATTCTGCGGCGGACGCGCTGGACACCATGATAGGGTCCGGCGCCCTGACGGCGGCAGAGTCGAAAAGCAAGCTGCTGGATGTGATGAAGGCTTCGACCGCTTACAACGCAAGCGGTGAAGAGCTTGCCGGCATTGCTATCCGTGCCAAGCAAACCTTTGGCATCGACGACACCCGCGCGGTATTCGATATGGCCGGCGCCGCTGGACAGGCCGGCGGGTTCGAACTCAAAGATATGGCCAAATGGCTGCCAAGCCAGATGGCCGCCGCCCGCTCCCTGGGTATGAGCGGGGAACGGGATTTTGCCAAACTGGTGTCCGCCAACCAGGCGTCGGCTATCACCGCCGGCAGCAAAGACGAGGCCGGCAACAACTTGGTCAATCTGCTTGCCAAAATCAATAGCCAGGACACCAGCAAAGATTTCGCCAAGCTGGGTTACGACCTCACCGGCAGCCTAGCCCTTCACCGTGCCCGCGGCGAGGACTCCCTCACGGCGTTTGTAGGATTCGTGGACAAGATTGCCGCCAAGGACAAGCGGTTCACCGATCTCAAGGCGAAGGCCGCCGCTACCACCGGCGATGAGCAAAAGGCGGCGTTGCAGGGCCAGGTAGAAATTCTCCAAAGCTCTGCGGTCGGGCAGGTCATTCAAGACCGCCAGGCGCTCATGGCGCTGGTGGGGCAAATGAACAACCGCCAATACGGCGATACGGTGCGCGACAAGGCGCTGGCTAGTCGGTGGAGCGCGGACAAGCCTGGTGCTACGGATACAAACTTTGACGTTATCGGCGGAACTGCCTCATTTAAAACCACGCGACTGAGCAACGAAAAGGCGTTTGCCGAACAGGACGCCATGGGCGGCTTCAACAACGCACTGGGCGATGCCGCCGACAAGCTGGCCGATTACGCCCAGCAATACCCCGGCCTGTCCACCGCCACGGTAGCCGCCACCACGGCACTCACCACGCTGGCCGCCGCCGCCGGCGCGGCGGGCTTGGCCAGCACCGTGATGGGTGGCGGTAAAGATGGCGCCAAGGGCGGCTGGCTCAAATCCATAGGTGGCTTCGTATCAAAATTAGTGGGCGGCGGCGGCGGCGCGGCGGCTGCGGGCTTTACAAGTTCCCCCGCAGCCATGCTGGCAGGCGCCGGCGCCGCCGGTTACGGCATAGGCACACTGGCCTATGACTACGGTTTGTCGGGTACGCCAATGGCGGACGCCTACGCCCGTGGCGGTTCCCGTGTGCTGGCCGCGTTCGGCAATAAGGATGCTCAGTACAACGTGGAGCACGGCGCGCCCGTCGATACCGCCTCGCTGCTCAGCCGCGTTGCTCAACATTTGCCCGGTGTCGGACTGGCCATGCAGGTGTCGCAAGCCGCTCTGGGCAAGGCGAGCGCAGGCCCTGCCGCACCGCCTGCGCCGGAAGGACGCCTGGTCATCGAAGTGCAGGGCCCAGGCGTGGTCAAAGACATGTCGGCCACCGGCATGGAATTGAACGCTAAAGGCGGCGCGCCCAACGCACGCGCCGGCGCGCATTTCCAGGGAGGCTGA
- a CDS encoding phage tail tube protein — protein MTASNQVTGRAKVNAGELGELATEKGATFTEGGDKRNEKPADNGRTYFSKETESPALSIKVLSLPGISEKKLRAIEGATVLFEADNGKRWMLVNAFTKTAKLNVADGAYDVEMSCEIVEEM, from the coding sequence ATGACAGCAAGCAACCAGGTCACCGGCCGCGCCAAGGTCAACGCGGGCGAGTTAGGCGAATTGGCCACCGAAAAGGGTGCGACGTTCACCGAGGGTGGCGACAAGCGAAACGAAAAGCCCGCCGATAACGGCCGCACCTATTTCAGCAAAGAAACCGAGTCCCCAGCGCTCTCCATTAAGGTTTTGTCTCTGCCCGGTATCAGCGAGAAAAAATTGCGCGCCATCGAGGGCGCCACCGTGCTGTTCGAGGCAGACAACGGCAAACGCTGGATGTTGGTGAATGCATTCACCAAAACCGCCAAATTGAACGTCGCGGACGGCGCCTACGACGTGGAAATGTCCTGTGAAATCGTGGAGGAAATGTAA
- a CDS encoding phage tail sheath subtilisin-like domain-containing protein, whose amino-acid sequence MAEAIAPVIAFNEVPDQLRIPGVWIEFDARLAGQSVFAAKACIIGQRLSTGTVAAGQPVRVSANGAATDALFGRGSMLAEMVKAAKTARPWLEIWAIGLDDNPAGVAAKKKLAITGPATEAGTLNVYIGFYRVQIAVAAADTADTVAARLAAAINLLTTCPMTAAVNGTNANEVDLTCRWKGETGNDIDVRVNYYSSDKTPAGLSLTITSPVSGSGNPDITPAIDAMGDDWYSWLACAYTDGANMAKFEAELGSRFGPMRAIGGRLFTAVAGTHAAIGTFGNAHNSPHITCMGAGKSPTPPWIWAAAYMAEAGHSLGIDPARQLRGRVLQVAAPAKSDRWDNTQRNELLYDGIATSTVDADGTVRIEAEISMYQTNAGGLGDDAWLFINRPETLERIRLEQRHYFTQRYPDWKLADDDYDVPPGQPIMQPKKAVAELIFLYRTVFMPRGWCQDLEGYKQTLLAAVHPTNRDRLDVYDSPKLINNMRLLAAHTEFR is encoded by the coding sequence ATGGCCGAAGCGATCGCCCCCGTTATCGCCTTCAACGAAGTCCCGGATCAGTTACGCATTCCCGGCGTCTGGATCGAATTCGATGCCCGGCTGGCCGGCCAGTCGGTATTCGCGGCCAAGGCCTGCATCATCGGCCAGCGCCTGAGCACCGGCACGGTTGCCGCCGGCCAACCGGTGCGCGTGTCCGCCAACGGCGCGGCCACCGACGCCCTGTTCGGCCGCGGCTCCATGCTGGCCGAGATGGTCAAAGCGGCTAAAACCGCTCGTCCCTGGCTGGAAATATGGGCCATCGGCCTGGACGATAACCCGGCCGGTGTCGCCGCCAAGAAAAAGCTGGCCATCACCGGGCCCGCCACGGAGGCGGGAACATTGAACGTCTATATCGGTTTCTACCGCGTGCAAATCGCCGTGGCCGCCGCCGATACCGCCGATACCGTCGCCGCCAGGCTGGCCGCCGCCATCAACCTGCTCACCACCTGCCCGATGACGGCGGCGGTGAACGGCACCAACGCCAACGAAGTCGATTTGACCTGTCGCTGGAAGGGCGAAACCGGCAACGATATCGACGTGCGCGTGAACTATTACAGCAGCGACAAAACGCCGGCCGGCCTCTCGCTTACCATCACCTCGCCCGTCAGCGGTAGCGGCAACCCGGACATCACCCCTGCCATCGATGCCATGGGCGACGATTGGTACTCCTGGCTCGCTTGCGCCTATACCGACGGCGCCAATATGGCGAAGTTTGAAGCCGAGCTGGGCAGCCGTTTCGGACCCATGCGCGCCATCGGCGGCCGGCTGTTCACCGCGGTCGCCGGTACCCATGCCGCGATCGGTACTTTCGGCAACGCGCATAACAGCCCGCACATCACCTGCATGGGCGCCGGCAAAAGCCCCACGCCGCCCTGGATATGGGCCGCCGCCTACATGGCCGAGGCCGGCCACAGCCTGGGCATCGACCCGGCGAGGCAGCTGCGCGGCCGCGTCCTGCAAGTCGCCGCCCCGGCCAAGTCGGACCGCTGGGACAACACCCAGCGCAACGAGCTGCTGTACGACGGCATCGCCACCAGTACCGTCGACGCCGACGGCACGGTGCGCATCGAGGCCGAGATCAGCATGTACCAGACCAACGCCGGCGGACTGGGAGACGATGCGTGGCTCTTCATCAACCGGCCGGAAACGCTAGAGCGTATCCGCCTCGAGCAGCGCCACTACTTCACCCAGCGTTATCCCGACTGGAAACTGGCCGACGACGATTACGACGTACCGCCGGGGCAGCCGATTATGCAGCCCAAAAAAGCTGTCGCGGAGCTGATCTTTTTATACCGCACCGTGTTTATGCCGCGTGGCTGGTGTCAGGATCTGGAAGGCTACAAGCAAACCCTGCTGGCCGCCGTGCACCCCACCAACCGGGACCGATTGGATGTATACGACTCGCCGAAGCTCATCAACAACATGCGCCTGTTGGCGGCGCACACCGAATTCCGCTAA
- a CDS encoding DUF2635 domain-containing protein, whose product MDKLFLKPAINPATNAPYLIRMPENSHQHLPADGTVVPNNRYWREHLKDGSVEVVEPAKAPAKPKAEPVKQEQ is encoded by the coding sequence GTGGACAAACTCTTCCTAAAGCCGGCGATCAATCCGGCCACCAATGCGCCGTACCTGATCCGCATGCCGGAAAACAGCCACCAGCACCTGCCGGCCGATGGCACCGTCGTGCCGAATAACCGCTACTGGCGCGAGCACCTTAAGGACGGCAGCGTGGAGGTGGTCGAACCCGCTAAAGCGCCCGCCAAACCGAAAGCCGAACCCGTCAAGCAGGAGCAATAA
- a CDS encoding phage protein Gp37, whose protein sequence is MAIAAIADALEQTARTTLGGTVRQVETIEAWTGAVLDRMAAHAPGVFVAYTVGTARDASVLIVDSQWSVFAVSRHAGRAAAALRGGQQEIGAWTMAELLGAAMHGLRVPDVATVEVQRMAPQVDEWTVKNGLVVYRLTLAARISLPRQVDASRIGDFITFHGESDVGGDAPFVSEFNLPQTP, encoded by the coding sequence ATGGCCATCGCCGCTATCGCCGACGCCCTGGAGCAAACCGCCCGCACCACGCTGGGCGGCACGGTGCGCCAAGTGGAGACCATCGAGGCGTGGACCGGCGCCGTGCTGGATCGCATGGCGGCTCATGCGCCGGGCGTGTTCGTCGCCTACACGGTGGGAACCGCGCGGGATGCCTCGGTGCTGATCGTGGATAGCCAGTGGAGCGTGTTTGCCGTGTCCCGCCATGCCGGCCGGGCGGCTGCCGCATTGCGCGGCGGGCAACAGGAGATCGGTGCCTGGACCATGGCGGAGCTGCTCGGCGCGGCCATGCACGGCCTGCGCGTGCCGGATGTGGCCACCGTGGAGGTGCAACGCATGGCGCCCCAGGTCGATGAGTGGACGGTGAAAAACGGCCTGGTCGTCTATCGCCTCACCCTGGCCGCACGCATATCCCTGCCGCGCCAAGTGGATGCATCCCGGATCGGCGATTTCATCACGTTCCACGGCGAGAGCGACGTCGGCGGCGACGCGCCTTTCGTCAGCGAATTCAACCTGCCGCAAACGCCCTAG
- a CDS encoding phage protein Gp36 family protein codes for MATLIDQAFLVATFGPIEMAQLADRNADGQQDVDPVGEAIAMADGLVMGALASAGLLPLPDPLPAGAAAVLKGYAADLARERLYGAGCPEVVRNRGNDARAWLKAPKIFGLSPAPASPLGSAGMPAHTAPARVFDDAGLEGF; via the coding sequence ATGGCCACGCTCATCGACCAAGCGTTCCTAGTTGCCACGTTCGGGCCGATCGAAATGGCACAGCTGGCCGACCGCAATGCGGACGGCCAGCAGGACGTCGACCCGGTGGGCGAGGCTATCGCCATGGCCGACGGCCTGGTGATGGGGGCGCTGGCGTCGGCCGGGCTGCTGCCGCTGCCCGATCCGCTACCGGCCGGCGCTGCTGCAGTGCTCAAGGGATACGCAGCCGACTTGGCCCGCGAGCGGCTCTACGGCGCAGGATGTCCGGAAGTTGTCAGGAATCGTGGTAACGATGCGCGCGCCTGGCTGAAGGCGCCGAAGATTTTCGGTCTCTCGCCCGCCCCGGCCAGCCCCCTGGGCAGCGCCGGCATGCCGGCCCATACCGCGCCGGCGCGCGTGTTCGACGACGCCGGCCTGGAAGGGTTTTAA
- a CDS encoding thermonuclease family protein, translating to MRFWFTLGLLLLALQAQAGEWSGKVVGVSDGDTITVMHDGVAERIRLADIDAPEKAQSFGNQSKMSLSGLCFGKQAQVETMTMDRYGRTVGRVRCDGVDANAEQIRRGMAWAYRQYLTDQSLLTMETEAKSARRGLWGDSDPVPPWDYRHGGKPSTANTAPGSDPNQYHLGPRGGCYTITNGETHYVSHSKCR from the coding sequence ATGCGTTTCTGGTTTACCCTGGGACTGTTGTTGTTGGCTTTGCAGGCCCAGGCCGGCGAGTGGAGCGGTAAAGTTGTCGGCGTTTCGGATGGCGACACGATTACGGTGATGCATGACGGCGTAGCCGAACGCATCCGGCTGGCCGACATCGATGCACCGGAAAAGGCCCAGTCATTCGGAAATCAGTCGAAGATGTCCTTGTCGGGCCTGTGCTTTGGCAAGCAAGCACAGGTGGAAACGATGACGATGGATCGTTATGGCCGCACCGTTGGCCGGGTGCGTTGCGACGGCGTCGATGCCAATGCGGAGCAGATCCGTCGAGGCATGGCATGGGCCTATCGCCAATACCTCACCGATCAATCCCTTTTGACCATGGAAACGGAAGCCAAATCCGCCCGCCGCGGGCTATGGGGCGATTCCGACCCTGTACCGCCCTGGGATTATCGCCACGGTGGAAAACCGTCGACCGCCAATACGGCCCCCGGCTCCGATCCCAATCAATACCATCTTGGCCCGCGCGGTGGTTGTTACACCATAACAAACGGGGAAACGCATTATGTTTCGCATAGCAAATGTCGTTAA
- a CDS encoding helix-turn-helix domain-containing protein, with protein sequence MSTFGERLRKERQRLEMNQTQFAALAGVQKQAQINYEAGKRSPDADYLAAIAAAGADVQYILTGRRVAVPVAAGVEDAPAIPAIAHPPADYAVQRRDLAERRLQLYRMGSNLALGVLHGYGATPAPRQMLGMGELLWTMAEVAAADGQSDERYSDALLAQLEDALRDLGYRRRR encoded by the coding sequence TTGAGTACCTTTGGCGAGCGGCTGCGAAAAGAGCGACAGCGGCTGGAAATGAACCAGACGCAATTTGCCGCACTCGCCGGAGTGCAGAAGCAGGCGCAGATCAACTATGAGGCCGGGAAGCGGTCTCCAGATGCGGACTATCTAGCCGCCATCGCCGCCGCCGGCGCTGACGTGCAGTACATCCTCACCGGTCGCCGCGTCGCTGTGCCGGTGGCGGCTGGTGTCGAAGACGCACCGGCGATTCCCGCCATCGCTCATCCGCCGGCGGATTACGCCGTGCAGCGCCGCGATTTGGCAGAGCGGCGTTTACAGCTGTATCGAATGGGGTCAAACCTCGCGTTGGGCGTGCTGCACGGCTATGGCGCTACGCCAGCGCCGCGTCAAATGCTCGGCATGGGCGAACTGCTGTGGACGATGGCGGAGGTAGCTGCGGCGGATGGCCAAAGCGACGAGAGGTATTCCGATGCGCTGCTGGCGCAGTTGGAGGATGCGCTGCGCGATCTGGGCTATCGGCGCCGGCGGTAG
- a CDS encoding DNA-binding protein — MLTADQFKARLKARGTTISQWARDNGFSPRDVSLVLNGQIKGNYGKGHTIAVRIGLKPTDQSQAA; from the coding sequence ATGTTGACCGCCGATCAGTTCAAGGCGCGCTTAAAGGCGCGCGGCACCACCATTTCCCAATGGGCCAGGGACAACGGTTTTTCGCCCCGCGACGTGTCCCTGGTGCTCAATGGGCAGATCAAGGGCAACTACGGCAAGGGCCACACCATTGCGGTGCGCATCGGCCTAAAGCCGACCGATCAATCGCAAGCCGCTTAG
- a CDS encoding helix-turn-helix domain-containing protein, producing MSKTIINASAKTLQVLDVLGRNFAGGFSNGELAKATGLSASQVTRHVATLEARGFAERVPDTDRIRMSHRMAQVAVQLLNSLDNAAARAEESKQRLTRT from the coding sequence ATGAGCAAAACCATCATCAACGCGTCGGCCAAGACGTTGCAGGTGCTCGACGTGCTCGGGCGCAACTTCGCCGGAGGTTTTTCCAACGGCGAGCTGGCCAAGGCCACGGGACTGTCGGCGTCGCAGGTAACGCGGCACGTGGCCACGCTGGAGGCCAGGGGATTCGCGGAGCGGGTACCGGATACCGACCGCATACGGATGAGCCACCGCATGGCCCAGGTGGCAGTGCAGCTGTTGAATAGCCTGGACAACGCCGCGGCCCGCGCCGAGGAATCCAAACAACGCTTAACGAGGACGTGA
- a CDS encoding AAA family ATPase produces the protein MLKLKKMLQEHEIMQAEVARAADVSPATIAQLLNHGQWPRTIDREELIARIRAHLEDKRQMVYSEDWFNEVADEGGNPHQPGADVLKENDDMIPKPCTTKRAALRHFKLATDPTVDPESDDGVFKSTDYQDVYEAMYQCARFGGYIAVIGESGAGKTTILQELVEECSAEESRITLVRPYVMGMEKDDKTGKTLKATHLVEAIMAAIAPDEKKKSSPQERFEQCHQTLIASANAGYSVCMVIDEAHAAPDILLKHLKRFRDEMRLGRRRLISIILIGQPPLRRKISLRNYNMIEAAQRIPEHTLPPLGENLEGYLRHIIARAGGNADTLFAPGAIEAIRNRLEKVAVGSSKGSKGQVETVTTCLLYPLAVNNLVAAALNKAADMQAPAVSAAIVTGV, from the coding sequence ATGCTGAAACTGAAAAAAATGCTCCAAGAGCACGAAATCATGCAGGCCGAAGTGGCGCGTGCGGCGGATGTGTCGCCGGCCACCATCGCGCAGCTGCTCAACCACGGGCAGTGGCCGAGGACGATAGATCGGGAGGAATTGATAGCCAGGATTCGCGCCCATTTGGAGGACAAGCGCCAAATGGTCTATAGCGAGGATTGGTTCAATGAGGTGGCTGACGAGGGCGGCAACCCTCATCAGCCGGGTGCTGATGTTCTTAAGGAGAACGACGACATGATACCAAAACCCTGTACCACGAAACGAGCGGCGCTACGCCACTTCAAGCTGGCGACGGACCCAACGGTGGATCCGGAATCCGACGACGGCGTATTCAAAAGCACGGATTACCAGGACGTGTATGAAGCCATGTACCAGTGTGCCCGGTTCGGCGGCTATATCGCCGTGATCGGCGAATCCGGCGCCGGAAAAACTACCATCCTGCAAGAGCTGGTGGAGGAATGCAGCGCCGAGGAATCGCGTATCACCCTTGTGCGCCCGTATGTGATGGGCATGGAGAAGGACGACAAAACGGGGAAGACCCTGAAGGCGACGCATTTGGTGGAGGCCATCATGGCTGCGATTGCGCCGGATGAAAAAAAGAAAAGCAGTCCGCAAGAGCGGTTCGAGCAGTGCCATCAAACGCTGATTGCCAGCGCCAATGCCGGCTATAGCGTCTGCATGGTCATCGACGAGGCGCATGCGGCGCCGGACATCCTGCTGAAGCACCTCAAGCGGTTCCGCGACGAAATGCGGCTCGGCCGGCGGCGGCTGATCTCGATCATTCTCATCGGCCAGCCGCCGCTACGCCGGAAAATCTCCCTGCGCAACTACAACATGATCGAAGCCGCGCAACGGATTCCCGAACATACGTTGCCGCCCCTGGGCGAGAACCTGGAGGGGTATCTGCGACACATCATCGCCCGCGCCGGCGGCAATGCCGACACCCTGTTCGCCCCCGGCGCCATCGAGGCCATCCGCAACCGACTGGAAAAAGTCGCCGTCGGCTCCAGCAAAGGGTCCAAGGGCCAAGTGGAGACGGTGACCACCTGTCTGCTGTACCCCTTGGCGGTCAACAACCTGGTGGCCGCCGCGTTGAACAAGGCGGCCGACATGCAAGCGCCGGCGGTATCGGCGGCCATCGTCACGGGGGTGTGA
- a CDS encoding DUF3164 family protein, translating into MSFLDNIASAIRQAFQKREEQKTAQADAEAPADVVRREDAMGRLVPEHMIDPIVLARTDMVLAVRDEWMDMQERMRQFKTRLAAAIEEFVAVSAAEFEVKMGGEIGNVTFTTFDGKYKLKRKCHKLMQFNERLQVAMQLIEDYLESLEGQEELKILVRDKFMRDEAGNVSVSEVMSLRRYRFDDERWRKAMDCIATSIVTSGTIDYLNLYERGADKVYRNIPLDFSAL; encoded by the coding sequence ATGAGTTTTTTAGACAACATCGCCAGCGCGATCCGGCAGGCATTCCAAAAGCGAGAGGAGCAGAAAACCGCCCAGGCCGATGCCGAGGCGCCGGCCGATGTCGTGCGGCGCGAGGACGCCATGGGCCGGTTGGTACCGGAACATATGATTGATCCTATCGTCCTGGCCCGCACCGATATGGTCCTGGCGGTGCGCGACGAGTGGATGGACATGCAGGAGCGCATGCGGCAATTCAAAACGCGCCTGGCCGCGGCCATCGAGGAGTTCGTTGCCGTTTCGGCCGCCGAGTTCGAAGTGAAGATGGGCGGCGAGATCGGCAACGTTACCTTCACCACCTTCGACGGTAAGTACAAGCTGAAGCGCAAGTGCCACAAGCTGATGCAGTTCAACGAGCGGCTGCAGGTGGCCATGCAGTTGATCGAGGATTACCTGGAAAGCCTGGAAGGCCAGGAGGAGCTGAAGATCCTGGTGCGCGACAAGTTCATGCGCGACGAGGCCGGCAACGTGTCCGTCTCCGAGGTGATGAGCCTGCGGCGCTACCGGTTCGACGACGAGCGCTGGCGCAAGGCGATGGACTGCATCGCCACCAGCATCGTCACCAGCGGCACCATCGACTACCTGAACCTATACGAGCGCGGGGCGGATAAGGTGTATCGCAACATCCCGCTCGATTTTTCGGCGCTATAG
- a CDS encoding DUF2786 domain-containing protein translates to MDKDKALAKIKKCLRLAASANANEAATAMRQAQALMEQYGIEHSDVLASEAAEAKAKAGATKTPAMWENRLADLVARSFGCDLIFDSVPGCSGDWLFIGIGPKAEVASYAFGVLLRQCKAERAKHIKTKLKRCKPATKTQRADEFCTGWVFSVASTIRTFARSEEDTAIINAYTDKRFTGLGTLKASDRSGSRDYGDAMHGHLAGRNARLDHGVGAVGGAQERIGHG, encoded by the coding sequence ATGGACAAAGACAAAGCCCTAGCCAAGATCAAGAAATGCCTACGTCTGGCCGCGTCCGCCAACGCCAACGAAGCCGCCACCGCCATGCGGCAGGCACAGGCGTTGATGGAGCAATACGGCATCGAGCACAGCGACGTGCTGGCGTCGGAAGCCGCCGAGGCCAAGGCAAAGGCCGGCGCGACCAAGACGCCTGCCATGTGGGAAAACCGTCTGGCCGACTTGGTGGCGCGCTCCTTCGGCTGCGACCTGATTTTTGATAGCGTGCCGGGGTGCTCCGGAGACTGGCTGTTTATCGGTATCGGGCCAAAAGCCGAAGTCGCTTCCTACGCCTTCGGCGTGTTGTTGCGCCAGTGCAAGGCGGAGCGAGCCAAGCATATCAAAACCAAACTCAAACGCTGCAAACCCGCTACAAAAACCCAGAGAGCGGACGAATTCTGTACGGGTTGGGTCTTTTCCGTAGCGTCCACCATCCGCACCTTCGCTCGTAGTGAAGAGGACACGGCCATCATAAATGCCTACACGGACAAGCGCTTTACCGGTCTGGGCACGCTGAAGGCTAGCGACCGCAGCGGCAGCAGGGACTACGGCGACGCCATGCACGGCCACCTCGCCGGTCGCAACGCCAGGCTGGACCACGGCGTCGGCGCAGTGGGCGGCGCCCAAGAGCGGATTGGTCATGGGTAA
- a CDS encoding phage protein GemA/Gp16 family protein encodes MGNAAKVDPKQQLIKRIHAQAREVQNANPRFDTETRRLGQLNLVGEASTSDMDIGQLHQVSAWLAKLGGKVRQPKGGGRALSLDAQAQKLRAIWLELHGLGIVRDPSEAALCSWASNSRSPNVTSILEMLAGTREMDAAIERLKQWRSRELCKGQLFCPQCRAAFRPSPRQARAFPRLVCDRHEPAVAYQWRKSESPHPSPLPQGERSEGLGTGKVSHERAA; translated from the coding sequence ATGGGTAATGCGGCCAAGGTCGACCCCAAGCAGCAGCTGATCAAGCGCATCCATGCCCAGGCGCGGGAAGTGCAGAATGCTAATCCGCGCTTCGACACGGAAACGCGACGGCTTGGCCAGTTGAATCTGGTAGGGGAGGCTTCCACCAGCGACATGGATATCGGCCAGCTCCATCAGGTTTCCGCCTGGCTGGCGAAGCTGGGGGGTAAGGTTCGCCAGCCGAAGGGCGGCGGCCGGGCGCTGTCGCTGGATGCCCAGGCGCAGAAGCTGCGGGCCATTTGGCTGGAGCTGCACGGCCTGGGCATCGTGCGCGATCCGTCCGAGGCGGCGCTGTGCTCCTGGGCCAGCAATTCCCGCTCGCCCAACGTGACCTCCATCCTGGAGATGTTGGCCGGTACCCGGGAAATGGATGCCGCCATCGAGCGGTTGAAGCAGTGGCGTTCCCGGGAGTTGTGCAAGGGGCAACTGTTTTGCCCGCAGTGCCGCGCAGCGTTCCGTCCCTCGCCCAGGCAGGCGCGGGCGTTTCCGCGGCTGGTGTGCGACCGGCATGAGCCGGCGGTGGCGTATCAATGGCGGAAATCGGAATCCCCTCACCCTAGCCCTCTCCCGCAGGGAGAGCGTAGCGAGGGTTTGGGGACCGGAAAGGTTAGCCATGAGCGCGCTGCCTGA
- a CDS encoding putative holin yields the protein MHILPRFFWVALTALLLLVFVVHEHPHMAPVFGEKITLALLAGFAGYVLDVMLHPYARPDGYLKEPWQPLKNVFTFNKANHEVAAGYESVFAAAMQRRAIIVGATIIGIGLGA from the coding sequence ATGCATATCCTGCCCCGTTTTTTCTGGGTCGCACTGACTGCGCTGCTATTGCTGGTTTTCGTGGTGCATGAGCACCCGCACATGGCGCCTGTATTCGGCGAAAAAATCACCCTGGCGTTATTGGCCGGATTCGCCGGATACGTGCTGGACGTGATGCTGCACCCCTACGCGCGGCCGGACGGCTATTTGAAAGAGCCCTGGCAGCCGTTGAAAAACGTTTTTACCTTCAACAAGGCCAACCACGAGGTGGCTGCGGGGTATGAGTCCGTGTTCGCCGCGGCGATGCAGCGGCGGGCCATCATCGTCGGTGCGACCATCATTGGTATTGGGTTGGGCGCCTAG